The nucleotide window AGCAGCGGAATCGAAATATGAGGCTACGTTTAACGCTTATGTTAATTGCTTAGGTACAATAAATGAGAAGCTATCTAACCTCCAACAGAAGGCGACTATGAAACCTTCTAGTCCGGACGTTAATACTGCTCATTCTATTGACAACACTGGCCATAATATGCTTCTGCCCCCTTGCGATATCGATGATTTTGAAGGTGATTTTGTTTCGTGGCCAACTTTTAGGGACCTCTTTATCGCGATTTATATTAAGAACTTACGCCTTAGTAATATTGAACGCTTGTGTCATCTGCTAAAGAAGACCAAATGCGAAGCGCGGGAAATTGTTTCTAAATGTCCTCATACTAATGAAGGATTTGACATAGCATGGAAAAACTTGAGCGATACATACGATAATCCACGATTATTGGTCAACGACCAGCTCAAGAGGCTTTTCGGTCTTCCTTATCTAGATAAGGAATCAAGCTCCGAGTTGAAATTACTTCAACGGGGTATAAATGGGTGCCTTTCTGCTATGTCAACGTATGATATTCCTACCCAGAACTGGGATCCGATATTAGTGTTCATTTGCATTCAGCGATTGCCATCTCTAACTGTTAATTTGTGGGAACAGAGCATAAAAAATAAGTCGGCTATGTCACTCTGGAAGGAGTTGGACAAATTTCTTGCGGAAAGAGCCATGACTTTAGAGTGCGTTCGTGACTTAAGGGGTCCAGATAACTCAACTAGGCCTTCCGGGCATAAAGTTAAGTCACATCATACGAATGCCTCTTCATCGACAAACGCTTCGGAAAATAACTCCTCTGCTTCGAATAGGTTTTGCCCATTATGTAAAAAACAAACTCATATGTTACGGTCTTGCCTCCGGTTTAAGCAATTATCTGTTTCTGAAAGATTTGCCCTTGTTAAGAAGAACAATTGCTGTATCAATTGTTTGTCTAAAGTACATATGATAAGGAATTGTGGTAGTCAACATAATTGTACCATTTGCAATAAACGCCATCATACCATGTTACATCGTGAAGAGCCATCAACTGAACCTTCGGAAATTAATGCTGGTGCGAGCACTTCGGTTTCACGAACCAACAACTCCATACCAGTGAATTCTTCTCTGCCGAATGGTTAtgataattcaattaattttggtcCGAGCACTTCGGTTTCACGAACCAGTAACTCCATACCAGTGAATTCTTCTCTACAGAGTGGTTCTAATGCTAACAATTCCGCGACAGGAAACATTACTCACGGTAATAATTCTGCTACGCCTTTTAACAGGCAGGTATTTCATTCTGCTGAACATAGATCTGTCCTCCTAGGTACTGCTATGGTGAATCTTCTTCACATGGGTATCACGTACCCCGTTAGGGCACTTATTGATCCAGGTTCTGAAGCGACTTTTATCTCAGAACGTTTACAAAACCGTTTGAAACTTCCTACGAATTCTACGAATGCTCGTATTTCTGGAATTAATCAGGCTGTTTCAGCTACTACGAGGAAGATTTGCTCGATTCATATTGGTTCTCCTCTAGATTCTTCGCGAACATTACAAACAATGGCTCTCGTTATTCGGGATATTTCGGGCAATTTGCCGTCTTTTACGATCCCATCATATATAAAGGATTATTTGCCTAACATTCAGCTAGCTGACGTAAATTTCTTTGACTGTCGTCCAGTAGATATTTTAATTGGAGCGGATCTTTATCCTGACATTCTTTTGGGGGAAATTCGTAGGAATATTTTGGGTTCCCTGTTAGCTCAAAGTACCATTTTTGGTTGGGTAATAACCGGTCCAATTGAACAGTCTTCAATACAAGTTTATTCCACTAAGGTCGATTTTTCTGAGGAGGATACCCTTAATCAAAATCTTCTTAAGTTTTGGGAACTTGAGGAGACTCCGAAAAGAAAAATTCTATCTCCCTTTGATAAATATTGTGAGGAAAATTATAAGGCCACAACTTGTCGTGGTTTTGATGGGAGATACGTAGTCGCCCTTCCTTTTAAATTAGAATTTCCTGAGACATTGTCTTTGGGAACGTCTAGGCCTAGCGTGATGGGACAATATCTTAGGAATGAATCATCTCTCGAACGTAAACCCGAAATTAAGGAAACTTATGACGACGTCGTAAGGGAATATTTAGATTTAGACCACATGAGACCTGTGTCCTCAACAACTTTACATTCTTGTTATTTGCCACATCATCCAGTAATGAAGCCTGATAGTAAGACAACAAAATTGAGGGTAGTTTTCAATGCCTCGCATAAAACATCGAACGGAATAAGTTTGAACGACTGTCTTTATGTTGGACCTACTTTACAAGCGGACTTAGTACTACTAATTCTTCGCTGGCGACTTTTTAGGTTCGTTTTTAACTGTGACATTACGCAAATGTATCGACAAATACGGGTGGATCCCACACATACTTCATTCCAGCGTATCTTATTTAGGAACCATCGGACGGAGGAAGTGAGGGATTATGAGCTGCAGACAGTAACATTTGGCGTTAATTGCGCACCGTACCTTGCAATTCGGACACTTTTGCAACTGGCGGACGATACGGAAAAGCAGTACCCTCTCGCTGCGCACATTTTGCGTGATTGTATGTACGTCGACGACGTCTTAACTGGAACTCACGATATTTCGACTGCAGTGATCGCTAGGGATCAGCTGATAGCAGCTTTATCCTCTGCAAAGTTTGAATTGCGGAAATGGACCTCGAATGAACAGACAATTCTAGACAGCATTCCTTTGGACCATTTAGTAGACGCTAAATTACTGGAATTCGTTGAGTCTAGTGGCTCAAAGACTTTAGGTATACAGTGGAACGCTCAACTGGACTCGTTTTATTTTAGAGTGAATCCTATTCCACATAAATCTGGGTATACAAAAAGGGAAGTGTTGTCTACTATTGCGAAATTATTTGACCCAGTGGGTTGGTTAAGCCCAGTCATCATAGTCGCGAAGATTATCATGCAGAGGATATGGCTTGATAATATTAACTGGGATGATAAACTTCCACTGGCAACGGAGAATGAATGGAAGAAATTTGTATCTACTTACcttgaagtaaataaaattagaattcCTAGATGGGTTCATTATACTCCCAATTCGTTTGTCGAACTACACGTTTTTTCTGATGCCTCGGAAAAGGCATATGCGGGGGTAATTTACATTCGTGTAAGAAATTCTAGTGGGGAGATTTACTCCAATATGCTTACTTCGAAGACTAAGGTAGCTCCcataaaatcaatttctttGCCCCGCCTTGAACTGTGTGGTGCAGTACTTGCCTCCGAATTATTGAAAACTGTACTTCGCGAGATTTATATTCAGATAGATCATGTTTATTGTTGGACAGACTCTACAATAGTCCTGTCATGGTTGAGAAAGACACCTAGTACTTGGACGACATTTGTTGCAAATAGAG belongs to Calliphora vicina chromosome 4, idCalVici1.1, whole genome shotgun sequence and includes:
- the LOC135958718 gene encoding uncharacterized protein LOC135958718; amino-acid sequence: MSATPLDNFIRESDALIKFATAFVEMRDDTHSVFTLEIRGREITSIWADIKPVYKECLKYLESSDLVDTTDVEAAESKYEATFNAYVNCLGTINEKLSNLQQKATMKPSSPDVNTAHSIDNTGHNMLLPPCDIDDFEGDFVSWPTFRDLFIAIYIKNLRLSNIERLCHLLKKTKCEAREIVSKCPHTNEGFDIAWKNLSDTYDNPRLLVNDQLKRLFGLPYLDKESSSELKLLQRGINGCLSAMSTYDIPTQNWDPILVFICIQRLPSLTVNLWEQSIKNKSAMSLWKELDKFLAERAMTLECVRDLRGPDNSTRPSGHKVKSHHTNASSSTNASENNSSASNRFCPLCKKQTHMLRSCLRFKQLSVSERFALVKKNNCCINCLSKVHMIRNCGSQHNCTICNKRHHTMLHREEPSTEPSEINAGASTSVSRTNNSIPVNSSLPNGYDNSINFGPSTSVSRTSNSIPVNSSLQSGSNANNSATGNITHGNNSATPFNRQVFHSAEHRSVLLGTAMVNLLHMGITYPVRALIDPGSEATFISERLQNRLKLPTNSTNARISGINQAVSATTRKICSIHIGSPLDSSRTLQTMALVIRDISGNLPSFTIPSYIKDYLPNIQLADVNFFDCRPVDILIGADLYPDILLGEIRRNILGSLLAQSTIFGWVITGPIEQSSIQVYSTKVDFSEEDTLNQNLLKFWELEETPKRKILSPFDKYCEENYKATTCRGFDGRYVVALPFKLEFPETLSLGTSRPSVMGQYLRNESSLERKPEIKETYDDVVREYLDLDHMRPVSSTTLHSCYLPHHPVMKPDSKTTKLRVVFNASHKTSNGISLNDCLYVGPTLQADLVLLILRWRLFRFVFNCDITQMYRQIRVDPTHTSFQRILFRNHRTEEVRDYELQTVTFGVNCAPYLAIRTLLQLADDTEKQYPLAAHILRDCMYVDDVLTGTHDISTAVIARDQLIAALSSAKFELRKWTSNEQTILDSIPLDHLVDAKLLEFVESSGSKTLGIQWNAQLDSFYFRVNPIPHKSGYTKREVLSTIAKLFDPVGWLSPVIIVAKIIMQRIWLDNINWDDKLPLATENEWKKFVSTYLEVNKIRIPRWVHYTPNSFVELHVFSDASEKAYAGVIYIRVRNSSGEIYSNMLTSKTKVAPIKSISLPRLELCGAVLASELLKTVLREIYIQIDHVYCWTDSTIVLSWLRKTPSTWTTFVANRVCRIQENVGNHNWYHVRSEDNPADLGSRGISPSELATNSLWWYGPEWLRREKNEWKISNLSSLDTDIECRVKTHASFFKDVTGNDIYEDILANYSHLDKALRIISYILRFFYNSHPSHKSGRNLYENFIK